The Salvelinus namaycush isolate Seneca chromosome 13, SaNama_1.0, whole genome shotgun sequence genome includes a region encoding these proteins:
- the LOC120057748 gene encoding villin-1-like, with amino-acid sequence MILKMMGGNHHMDETSSNLNVLISQDCYLLDQGGIRIFIWKGKKASKTERSESLDKAEAYKKAKGYPISTYVETVNDGAESAVFKQLFQRWSVKGQTVGMGTTNSPGKIAKVEQIKFDATSMHARPDVAAQQKMVDDGTGETEVWRLEDSELVPVDRKWLGHFYGGDCYLILYKYEVSNRSHYILYIWQGRHASTGELAASAFQAVNIDQQYNGEPVQVRVPMGKEPLHLMAIFKGKMVVYEEGSSRANSTHVQPAVRLFHIHGTNEFNTRAIEVPARSSSLNSNDVFVLSTDTCCYLWYGKGCSGDEREMGKSLADIISRREKHVIAEGQETANFWVNLGGKTQYANSKRFQEEHNNITPRLFECSNQTGRFLAMEVTNFNQDDLDEDDIMLLDIWDMVFLWLGKGANQIEKENVVPTAHEYLRTHPGGRNVDTPIVLVKQGFEPPTFTGWFHAWDPHMWSGGKSYQELKAELGDTTDIIQITVDRTTSNSTQKNSKSIGESLLSPTVGATFPADKLLNRQTEDLPDGVDPTKKEEYLTNDDFALILGVSRVEFYSMPTWKQQHLKKEKGLF; translated from the exons atgatTCTGAAGATGATGGGGGGCAATCATCATATgga TGAAACATCATCTAATCTAAATGTACTAATTTCACAGGATTGCTATCTGTTGGATCAAGGTGGTATAAGGATCTTTATCTGGAAAGGAAAGAAGGCTTCCAAGACAGAACGGTCCGAGTCTTTGGATAAAGCAGAA GCATACAAGAAGGCGAAGGGCTACCCTATCTCCACCTACGTCGAGACGGTGAACGATGGTGCTGAGTCTGCCGTGTTCAAGCAGCTGTTCCAGAGGTGGAGCGTGAAGGGTCAGACTGTAGGGATGGGGACCACAAACAGTCCAGGCAAAATTG CCAAGGTTGAGCAGATCAAGTTTGATGCTACTTCCATGCATGCAAGGCCTGACGTGGCTGCCCAGCAGAAAATGGTCGATGACGGAACAGGCGAAACAGAG GTGTGGAGGTTAGAGGACAGTGAACTGGTGCCTGTGGACAGGAAGTGGTTGGGCCACTTCTACGGAGGCGACTGCTATCTCATCCTCTACAAATATGAAGTCAGCAACAGGAGTCACTACATACTATACATATGGCAG GGTCGCCATGCGAGCACCGGGGAGCTGGCTGCCTCTGCTTTCCAAGCCGTGAACATCGACCAGCAGTACAACGGTGAGCCAGTTCAGGTCCGAGTGCCCATGGGGAAAGAACCACTCCACCTCATGGCCATATTCAAGGGCAAGATGGTGGTCTATGAG GAGGGGAGCTCCAGGGCCAACTCTACACATGTCCAGCCGGCAGTTCGTCTCTTCCACATCCACGGCACCAACGAGTTCAACACCCGCGCCATCGAAGTGCCAGCACGCTCCTCGTCCCTCAACTCCAACGACGTCTTTGTGCTCAGCACTGACACTTGCTGCTATCTGTGGTACGGAAAG GGCTGTAGTGGTGATGAGCGAGAGATGGGCAAATCCCTGGCAGACATCATCTCCAGGAGGGAAAAACATGTAATCGCAGAGGGCCAGGAGACGGCTAACTTCTGGGTAAATCTGGGAGGCAAGACCCAGTATGCCAACAGCAAGAG GTTTCAGGAAGAGCACAACAACATCACCCCACGTCTCTTCGAGTGCTCCAATCAGACAGGCCGCTTCCTGGCCATGGAGGTCACCAACTTTAACCAGGACGATCTGGACGAAGATGACATCATGCTGCTGGACATCTGGGATATG gtgTTCCTGTGGTTGGGCAAGGGAGCTAATCAAATAGAGAAGGAGAATGTGGTCCCCACGGCACATGAGTACCTGAGAACCCACCCAGGTGGTCGAAATGTGGACACCCCCATCGTGCTGGTCAAGCAGGGCTTTGAGCCTCCCACCTTCACAGGCTGGTTCCACGCCTGGGACCCACACATGTGGAGT GGAGGGAAATCCTACCAGGAGTTGAAGGCTGAGCTTGGGGACACCACCGACATCATCCAGATCACCGTG GACAGAACCACATCCAACTCCACTCAAAAGAACTCCAAGAGCATTGGAGAATCACTGCTGTCCCCCACCGTTGGGGCCACCTTCCCCGCAGACAAGCTGTTGAACCGCCAGACAGAGGACCTGCCCGATGGGGTTGACCCCACCAAGAAGGAG GAGTATCTGACCAATGATGACTTTGCTCTGATCCTGGGTGTGTCCCGGGTAGAGTTCTACTCCATGCCCACCTGGAAGCAGCAGCATCTGAAGAAAGAGAAGGGTCTGTTCTAG